A window of Streptomyces marispadix contains these coding sequences:
- the tsaB gene encoding tRNA (adenosine(37)-N6)-threonylcarbamoyltransferase complex dimerization subunit type 1 TsaB encodes MLLLALDTATPAVTVALYETDGDRLLAASDQTDARRHGELLLPSVDRVLREAGRPLQEVDRVIVGTGPGPYTGLRVGLVTAETFGAALGIPVLGLCTLDGIAYASGLESPFVVATDARRKEVYWARYADARTRVGDPAVDRPEELPAEVTALPAIGAGARLYEEVFKGAWQEGGTGDQGGPGAEPPLGQSAAALACLAAEKLAKGEEFPPPRPLYLRRPDARVPANYKVVTPK; translated from the coding sequence GTGCTGCTGCTCGCTCTAGACACCGCCACCCCGGCCGTCACCGTCGCCCTGTACGAGACCGACGGCGACCGCCTCCTCGCGGCCTCCGACCAGACCGACGCCCGCCGCCACGGTGAGCTGCTGCTGCCGTCGGTCGACCGTGTGCTGCGCGAGGCCGGACGCCCCCTGCAAGAGGTCGACCGCGTGATCGTGGGCACGGGCCCCGGTCCGTACACCGGGCTGCGCGTCGGCCTCGTCACAGCGGAGACCTTCGGCGCCGCCCTCGGCATCCCGGTGCTGGGGCTGTGCACGCTCGACGGGATCGCGTACGCCTCCGGCCTGGAGTCCCCCTTCGTCGTGGCGACGGACGCCCGCCGCAAGGAGGTCTACTGGGCGCGGTACGCGGACGCCCGTACCCGCGTGGGCGACCCAGCCGTCGACCGCCCCGAGGAGCTGCCCGCCGAGGTCACCGCGCTGCCCGCGATCGGTGCGGGAGCCCGGCTCTACGAGGAGGTCTTCAAGGGCGCCTGGCAGGAGGGCGGGACCGGGGACCAAGGGGGCCCGGGCGCGGAGCCGCCGCTCGGCCAGTCGGCAGCCGCGCTCGCCTGCCTCGCGGCGGAGAAGCTGGCGAAGGGCGAGGAGTTCCCGCCGCCGCGGCCCCTGTATCTGCGCCGCCCGGACGCCCGCGTCCCCGCCAACTACAAGGTGGTCACGCCGAAGTGA
- the groL gene encoding chaperonin GroEL (60 kDa chaperone family; promotes refolding of misfolded polypeptides especially under stressful conditions; forms two stacked rings of heptamers to form a barrel-shaped 14mer; ends can be capped by GroES; misfolded proteins enter the barrel where they are refolded when GroES binds), translating to MAKILKFDEDARRALERGVDKLADTVKVTIGPKGRNVVIDKKFGAPTITNDGVTIAREVEVEDPYENLGAQLVKEVATKTNDIAGDGTTTATVLAQALVREGLRNVAAGASPAALKKGIDAAVKAVSDDLIANARPIDSKEDIASVAGLSAQDKQVGELIAEAMDKVGKDGVITVEESQTFGLELDFTEGMAFDKGYLSPYMVSDQERMEAVLDDPYILIHQGKISSIQDLLPLLEKIMQAGGSKPLLIIAEDVEGEALSTLVVNKIRGTFNAVAVKAPGFGDRRKAMLGDMATLTGATVIAEEVGLKLDQAGLDVLGTARRVTVTKDDTTIVDGAGKREDVEARVAQIKGEIEATDSDWDREKLQERLAKLAGGVCVIRVGAATEVELKEKKHRLEDAISATRAAVEEGIVAGGGASLVHSAKVLEGSLGKTDDEATGVAVVRRAVVEPLRWIAENAGLEGYVITSKVAELDRNQGFNAATGDYGDLIKAGVIDPVKVTRSALENAASIASLLLTTETLVVEKPEEEEPAAAGHGHGHAH from the coding sequence ATGGCGAAGATCCTGAAGTTCGACGAGGACGCCCGCCGCGCCCTCGAGCGCGGCGTCGACAAGCTGGCCGACACCGTGAAGGTGACCATCGGCCCCAAGGGCCGCAACGTCGTCATCGACAAGAAGTTCGGCGCACCCACCATCACCAACGACGGCGTGACCATCGCCCGTGAGGTCGAGGTCGAGGACCCCTACGAGAACCTCGGCGCGCAGCTCGTGAAGGAGGTGGCGACCAAGACCAACGACATCGCGGGTGACGGCACCACCACCGCCACCGTGCTCGCCCAGGCGCTGGTCCGCGAGGGCCTGCGCAATGTGGCGGCCGGCGCCTCGCCCGCCGCCCTGAAGAAGGGCATCGACGCCGCCGTGAAGGCCGTCTCCGACGACCTGATCGCCAACGCCCGGCCGATCGACTCCAAGGAGGACATCGCCTCCGTCGCCGGTCTGTCCGCACAGGACAAGCAGGTCGGCGAGCTGATCGCCGAGGCGATGGACAAGGTCGGCAAGGACGGCGTCATCACCGTCGAGGAGTCCCAGACCTTCGGCCTGGAGCTCGACTTCACCGAGGGCATGGCCTTCGACAAGGGCTACCTGTCGCCGTACATGGTCAGCGACCAGGAGCGTATGGAGGCCGTACTCGACGACCCGTACATCCTGATCCACCAGGGCAAGATCAGCTCCATCCAGGACCTGCTGCCGCTGCTGGAGAAGATCATGCAGGCCGGCGGGTCCAAGCCGCTGCTGATCATCGCCGAGGACGTCGAGGGCGAGGCGCTGTCCACCCTCGTGGTCAACAAGATCCGCGGCACCTTCAACGCCGTCGCGGTGAAGGCCCCCGGCTTCGGCGACCGCCGCAAGGCGATGCTCGGCGACATGGCGACGCTCACCGGCGCCACCGTCATCGCCGAGGAGGTCGGCCTCAAGCTCGACCAGGCCGGTCTGGACGTGCTCGGCACGGCCCGCCGCGTCACCGTCACCAAGGACGACACGACGATCGTCGACGGTGCCGGCAAGCGTGAGGACGTCGAGGCCCGCGTCGCCCAGATCAAGGGCGAGATCGAGGCCACCGACTCCGACTGGGACCGCGAGAAGCTCCAGGAGCGTCTGGCCAAGCTGGCCGGCGGCGTCTGCGTCATCCGCGTCGGCGCCGCGACGGAGGTCGAACTCAAGGAGAAGAAGCACCGCCTTGAGGACGCGATCTCCGCGACCCGCGCGGCCGTGGAGGAGGGCATCGTCGCCGGCGGCGGCGCCAGCCTCGTGCACTCCGCGAAGGTCCTGGAGGGCTCGCTCGGCAAGACCGACGACGAGGCCACCGGTGTCGCCGTCGTGCGCCGCGCGGTCGTCGAGCCGCTGCGCTGGATCGCCGAGAACGCCGGCCTCGAGGGCTACGTCATCACCTCGAAGGTCGCCGAACTCGACCGGAACCAGGGCTTCAACGCCGCCACCGGCGACTACGGCGACCTGATCAAGGCCGGTGTCATCGACCCGGTCAAGGTCACCCGCTCCGCGCTGGAGAACGCGGCGTCGATCGCCTCGCTGCTCCTCACGACCGAGACCCTGGTCGTCGAGAAGCCGGAGGAGGAAGAGCCGGCGGCAGCGGGCCACGGACACGGCCACGCGCACTGA
- the groES gene encoding co-chaperone GroES has translation MVTTASKVAIKPLEDRIVVQPLDAEETTASGLVIPDTAKEKPQEGTVLAVGPGRFENGDRLPLDVNVGDIVLYSKYGGTEVKYSGEEYLVLSARDVLAIVEK, from the coding sequence ATCGTGACGACCGCCAGCAAGGTTGCCATCAAGCCGCTTGAGGACCGCATCGTGGTCCAGCCGCTCGACGCCGAGGAGACCACGGCCTCGGGCCTGGTCATTCCTGACACCGCCAAGGAGAAGCCCCAGGAGGGCACTGTCCTGGCCGTCGGACCCGGCCGCTTCGAGAACGGCGACCGTCTGCCGCTCGACGTGAACGTCGGCGACATCGTGCTGTACAGCAAGTACGGCGGCACCGAGGTGAAGTACAGCGGCGAGGAGTACCTCGTCCTCTCGGCTCGCGACGTTCTCGCGATCGTCGAGAAGTAA
- the rimI gene encoding ribosomal protein S18-alanine N-acetyltransferase has product MRWWDVEPVLGLERVLFPEDAWSAGLFWSELAHARGPGATRRYLVAEAPGDGGGQSLVGYGGLAAVGGTGDIQTIGVLPSWRRAGLGARLLGELLATAAEFGCHEVMLEVRVDNAPAQRLYERFGFTRIGMRRGYYQPGNVDALVMRLENPAAARTPSPPGPANPPDSVNSSDSSPTSTNPPQGTKTHG; this is encoded by the coding sequence ATGCGCTGGTGGGACGTGGAGCCGGTGCTCGGCCTGGAGCGGGTCCTCTTCCCCGAGGACGCCTGGTCGGCCGGGCTGTTCTGGTCCGAGCTGGCACACGCACGCGGTCCCGGCGCGACCCGCCGCTATCTGGTCGCCGAGGCCCCGGGCGACGGCGGCGGCCAGTCGCTCGTCGGGTACGGCGGCCTCGCGGCCGTCGGCGGCACCGGGGACATCCAGACCATCGGCGTGCTGCCGTCCTGGCGCCGCGCCGGCCTCGGCGCCCGCCTGCTCGGCGAACTCCTCGCCACCGCCGCGGAGTTCGGCTGCCACGAGGTGATGCTGGAGGTGCGCGTCGACAACGCGCCCGCGCAACGTCTCTACGAGCGCTTCGGCTTCACCAGGATCGGCATGCGGCGCGGCTACTACCAGCCGGGCAACGTCGACGCCCTCGTCATGCGGCTGGAGAACCCGGCCGCCGCGCGCACACCCTCGCCCCCCGGCCCAGCAAACCCACCGGACTCCGTGAATTCCTCGGACTCCTCGCCAACCTCGACGAACCCTCCCCAAGGAACGAAGACCCATGGCTGA
- the tsaD gene encoding tRNA (adenosine(37)-N6)-threonylcarbamoyltransferase complex transferase subunit TsaD: protein MADEPLVLGIETSCDETGVGIVRGHTLLADAVASSVDEHARFGGVVPEVASRAHLEAMVPTIERALRDAGVSATDLDAVAVTAGPGLAGALLVGVSAAKAYAYALGKPLYGVNHLASHICVDQLEHGALPEPTMALLVSGGHSSLLLAPDITADVRPLGSTIDDAAGEAFDKVARVLGLGFPGGPVIDRYAREGDPDAIAFPRGLTGPRDAPYDFSFSGLKTAVARWIEAKRNAGEEVPVRDVSASFQEAVTDVLTRKAVRACRDQGVGHLMIGGGVAANSRLRAMAEERCADAGIELRVPRPKLCTDNGAMVAALGAEMVARRRTVSDWDLPADSSLPVTEPHLPGTSDQHPHGHSHSHSHDHVHELSRENLYS, encoded by the coding sequence ATGGCTGACGAACCCCTCGTCCTCGGCATCGAGACCTCTTGCGACGAGACCGGCGTCGGCATCGTCCGCGGCCACACGCTGCTCGCCGACGCCGTCGCCTCCAGCGTGGACGAGCACGCACGCTTCGGCGGTGTCGTGCCCGAGGTCGCCAGCCGCGCCCATCTCGAAGCCATGGTCCCCACCATCGAGCGTGCGCTGCGCGACGCCGGCGTCTCCGCCACCGATCTCGACGCCGTCGCCGTCACCGCCGGACCCGGCCTCGCGGGGGCCCTGCTGGTCGGCGTCAGCGCCGCGAAGGCGTATGCGTACGCGCTCGGCAAGCCCCTCTACGGCGTCAACCACCTCGCGTCCCACATCTGCGTCGACCAGCTCGAACACGGCGCCCTGCCCGAACCGACCATGGCCCTGCTCGTCTCCGGCGGACACTCCTCACTGCTGCTCGCGCCCGATATCACCGCCGACGTACGCCCGTTGGGCTCGACGATCGACGACGCCGCGGGCGAGGCGTTCGACAAGGTGGCCCGAGTGCTCGGCCTCGGCTTCCCGGGCGGGCCCGTCATCGACCGCTACGCACGTGAGGGCGACCCGGACGCGATCGCCTTCCCGCGCGGGCTGACGGGACCGCGGGACGCTCCGTACGACTTCTCCTTCTCGGGCCTGAAGACCGCCGTCGCCCGCTGGATCGAGGCCAAGCGCAACGCGGGCGAGGAGGTGCCCGTACGGGATGTGAGCGCGTCCTTCCAGGAGGCGGTCACCGATGTGCTGACGCGCAAGGCCGTACGGGCCTGTAGGGACCAGGGCGTCGGCCACCTGATGATCGGCGGCGGTGTGGCCGCCAACTCGCGGCTGCGCGCCATGGCCGAGGAGCGCTGCGCCGACGCGGGCATCGAACTGCGCGTGCCCCGGCCGAAGTTGTGCACCGACAACGGCGCGATGGTCGCGGCCCTCGGCGCCGAGATGGTCGCACGCCGCCGCACCGTGTCCGACTGGGACCTGCCCGCGGACTCCTCGCTTCCCGTCACCGAGCCGCATCTGCCGGGCACTTCGGACCAGCACCCGCACGGCCACTCGCACTCGCACTCGCACGATCATGTGCACGAACTGAGCCGGGAGAACCTCTACTCGTGA
- a CDS encoding LmeA family phospholipid-binding protein, translated as MSAHRPPASSTGWTSTAPNPYEELASPDAPPLAPDRPSPYDALAAGPGRPDPGAAARPGPDGLPPAGSGLYGSPYDDFSGDAHEVYGEGPLGFALRPDPDGGADDDPHDVPDPVGRDGAVDRMPYLRAVRRRRASLIGRSVKTAVAIVVLLAFLFVGDRWAALYAENKAAEKVRSALKLHAEPEVHIRGFPFLTQVASERLDHVDIAVPDMPAGRISVAQVRGSVDDVRIVGGAPSAIKGAVLGRMKGHVLLDFDDLDRELGTSQVDFTAGGRNSVLAHGELPVAGKRVEVGARAQLRRTGDNGVGTTVDRMRLRVPGLFSYTPGDDGGLRLDRPVARRIQRDAAEAKALFQVGAVAERFGLTPERAALVRGSETELRRTTGSPRFVDRLTRINMLDVLVEHPWLLKRIGVDPALIESLKKIEEPKLAEKLSLSVRLPELPGDVRLRGISVEKDGIRARLTGSDMPFGGAGHMTQGPAGQR; from the coding sequence ATGAGCGCGCACCGACCCCCGGCAAGTTCCACAGGTTGGACAAGTACGGCACCGAATCCTTACGAGGAACTGGCGTCGCCGGACGCGCCCCCGCTCGCTCCCGACAGACCCAGTCCGTACGACGCGCTCGCGGCCGGACCCGGCCGTCCGGACCCCGGCGCCGCCGCCCGCCCCGGCCCGGACGGTCTGCCCCCTGCCGGTTCCGGCCTCTACGGCAGTCCGTACGACGACTTCAGCGGCGACGCCCACGAGGTGTACGGGGAGGGGCCTCTCGGCTTCGCGCTGCGCCCGGACCCCGACGGCGGAGCCGACGACGACCCGCACGACGTCCCGGACCCCGTCGGCCGGGACGGGGCCGTCGACCGCATGCCGTATCTGCGGGCCGTGCGCCGCCGACGCGCCTCGCTCATCGGCAGGAGCGTCAAGACCGCGGTCGCGATCGTCGTCCTGCTCGCCTTCCTCTTCGTCGGCGACCGCTGGGCGGCCCTCTACGCGGAGAACAAGGCCGCCGAGAAGGTGCGCAGCGCTCTGAAGCTGCACGCCGAACCCGAGGTGCACATCCGGGGGTTCCCCTTCCTCACCCAGGTCGCGAGCGAGCGGCTCGACCACGTCGACATCGCGGTGCCCGACATGCCCGCGGGGCGGATATCCGTGGCGCAGGTGAGGGGTTCGGTCGACGACGTACGGATCGTGGGCGGCGCCCCCTCCGCCATCAAGGGCGCCGTGCTCGGCCGCATGAAGGGCCATGTGCTGCTCGACTTCGACGATCTCGACCGCGAACTCGGCACCTCCCAGGTCGACTTCACCGCCGGGGGCCGGAACTCCGTACTGGCGCACGGGGAGTTGCCGGTCGCGGGCAAGCGGGTCGAGGTGGGGGCGCGGGCCCAACTGCGGCGCACCGGCGACAACGGCGTGGGCACCACCGTCGACCGCATGCGGCTGAGGGTCCCCGGACTCTTCTCGTACACACCGGGGGACGACGGCGGTCTGCGGCTGGACCGCCCGGTCGCCCGGCGCATCCAGCGGGACGCGGCGGAGGCGAAGGCGCTCTTCCAAGTCGGCGCCGTGGCCGAGCGGTTCGGGCTCACGCCCGAGCGTGCCGCGCTGGTGCGCGGCAGCGAGACGGAACTGCGCCGTACGACGGGGTCTCCGCGCTTCGTCGACCGGCTGACGAGGATCAACATGCTGGACGTCCTGGTCGAGCACCCGTGGCTGCTGAAGCGGATCGGCGTCGATCCCGCCCTGATCGAGAGCCTGAAGAAGATCGAGGAGCCGAAGCTGGCGGAGAAGCTGTCGCTGTCGGTGCGGCTGCCGGAGCTTCCGGGGGACGTACGGCTGCGCGGGATCTCCGTGGAGAAGGACGGCATACGGGCCAGGCTCACGGGATCGGACATGCCCTTCGGGGGCGCGGGCCATATGACGCAGGGACCTGCGGGGCAGCGCTGA